One Paenibacillus riograndensis SBR5 DNA segment encodes these proteins:
- a CDS encoding discoidin domain-containing protein gives MDKAFVESEDLDGTLNLTFDKNTGKAALEYSVWDDSENYSFQSAGPITVEEQKPVKFKYTYLDYSGHENPKTVQGEGIIEFKSGTINLRMGVLPSEMNKIFAQQRIFIRDPYANRVPKLEAALEVVSQYCKCKESNLVEFTYPAADNESQKSWIAYVSVYVRGIFLTEYKVNLHTYKATEIKDAWSEAYHFADKMEVSKITASSTLPKSKAGSYTASQIIDGDTATCWCEGVKGSGIGQSFTVSFPKKTKVSSFKILPGYGKSVSAYLENNSVRKAKITFSDGSSFIADFTKETALELPKDKVTTSITFTILEVTPGSKYDDTCVSEFAV, from the coding sequence CTTGACGGTACGCTCAATCTTACCTTTGACAAGAATACGGGCAAGGCTGCTTTGGAGTATTCAGTCTGGGATGACTCAGAAAACTACAGCTTTCAATCGGCTGGACCGATTACAGTGGAAGAACAGAAACCCGTGAAATTCAAGTATACATATCTGGACTATAGCGGCCATGAAAATCCAAAGACCGTTCAAGGCGAGGGGATCATCGAATTCAAATCCGGCACAATCAACCTACGAATGGGGGTGCTTCCCTCCGAAATGAACAAGATTTTTGCTCAGCAGCGGATTTTTATTCGTGATCCTTACGCGAACCGGGTTCCGAAGCTTGAGGCGGCTTTGGAGGTTGTATCCCAATACTGCAAATGCAAAGAGTCCAATCTGGTGGAATTCACATACCCTGCGGCAGACAATGAAAGCCAAAAAAGTTGGATTGCTTATGTGAGTGTATATGTAAGGGGGATCTTTTTGACCGAATATAAAGTAAATCTGCACACCTATAAGGCAACAGAAATCAAGGATGCATGGTCGGAAGCCTATCATTTTGCCGACAAAATGGAGGTGTCAAAAATTACGGCATCCTCCACCTTGCCAAAATCTAAGGCAGGCTCCTATACTGCAAGTCAAATCATCGACGGTGATACGGCCACTTGCTGGTGCGAAGGGGTGAAGGGGAGCGGAATCGGACAAAGCTTCACCGTTAGCTTCCCCAAAAAGACTAAAGTCAGCAGCTTTAAAATTTTGCCGGGCTATGGAAAGTCTGTCTCCGCCTACCTCGAAAACAACAGTGTGCGCAAAGCAAAAATAACCTTCTCTGACGGAAGCTCCTTCATTGCTGATTTTACGAAGGAAACTGCATTAGAACTGCCAAAAGATAAAGTAACAACCAGCATTACGTTCACTATATTAGAAGTCACTCCAGGCTCTAAGTATGACGACACTTGTGTCTCGGAATTTGCCGTTTAA
- a CDS encoding suppressor of fused domain protein gives MSEEELNADGWAAIDEALEQLYGEQEQKHYGTVIPYMLGGPDPLNGISVYEVREPLPHWHFVTYGFSELYEKESDDPEHSGYGFELTFRLFKPATEDEPPAWALNLLQNLGRYVFNSGNVFRSGDYMDANGPIALEADTLLTALAFIADPLLRAIDTPNGRLEFIQLVGITNDELLAMQVWNTLGVLAEMTEHLPLYMTDLQRDSLLKLPAIAEAVRLGSENEGSNTGALYVDQLAWENPAEGSVHTLQLGAKQAEIVGKLLRGRLLKGRTLTLAGPEISVSFETGDTPGFEIREELVILKLDEAAGAALSEIFRPSAGLYPLPGWPELAIRIVPTHITDSEGTIVKTIG, from the coding sequence ATGAGCGAAGAAGAATTGAATGCAGACGGCTGGGCGGCCATAGATGAAGCCCTGGAGCAGCTCTATGGAGAACAGGAGCAGAAGCATTACGGGACCGTGATACCCTACATGCTTGGTGGGCCGGATCCGCTGAACGGAATCAGCGTATACGAAGTACGGGAACCCCTTCCGCATTGGCATTTTGTAACCTATGGCTTCTCGGAGCTCTATGAAAAAGAGTCGGATGATCCTGAGCACAGCGGCTACGGTTTTGAGCTGACCTTCCGGCTGTTCAAGCCCGCGACCGAGGATGAGCCTCCGGCCTGGGCGCTGAATCTGCTGCAGAACCTGGGCCGTTATGTGTTTAACAGCGGCAACGTGTTCCGTTCCGGGGATTACATGGATGCCAATGGCCCCATCGCCCTCGAAGCGGATACGCTGCTGACCGCGCTGGCTTTTATTGCTGACCCGCTGCTGCGGGCAATAGACACTCCTAATGGAAGGCTAGAGTTCATACAGCTGGTGGGCATTACTAACGACGAACTGCTGGCTATGCAGGTCTGGAACACCCTTGGCGTCCTGGCGGAAATGACGGAACACCTTCCGCTGTATATGACCGATCTGCAGCGGGATTCACTGCTGAAGCTGCCGGCAATCGCTGAGGCTGTACGGCTGGGCAGCGAGAACGAAGGTTCCAACACGGGAGCCTTGTATGTGGACCAGTTGGCTTGGGAGAACCCGGCAGAGGGTTCTGTCCATACCTTGCAGCTGGGAGCTAAGCAAGCCGAAATCGTCGGAAAACTGCTGCGGGGCAGACTGCTTAAGGGGCGCACCCTAACCTTGGCCGGTCCTGAGATCTCGGTCAGCTTCGAGACTGGCGACACGCCCGGCTTCGAAATTCGCGAAGAACTGGTCATCCTTAAGCTGGATGAGGCTGCCGGAGCAGCTCTTTCAGAAATTTTCCGGCCGTCAGCAGGACTGTATCCACTTCCCGGCTGGCCGGAGCTGGCAATACGGATCGTTCCCACGCATATTACTGACAGTGAAGGAACAATCGTCAAGACGATTGGCTGA
- a CDS encoding toxic anion resistance protein yields the protein MSFTMEIPSRETLKAVIEEQVKPEPAEVTQLKELAASNVASILEMDMDSLEKRRSVLQSIDSFGMNTMRSSSEKNALLQVSVGHLSKTGDEGGQVAKGLTELHMQLKDLDPSAVDFAKTGILGRFFNPLRTYFAKYQKADAVISEIILSLDKGKSVLKNDNTTLEIEQQTLRELTKKLQKEIQLGMLMDQEIGQQIEAAKVRSESEDKIRFITEEVLFPLRQRVMDLQQMLVVNQQGIMAIEVVIRNNKELIRGVDRARNVTVSALKISVTVASALYNQQIVLKKIELLNQTTDNLISGTSRMLKEQGAAIQKQSMETAISPDTLKQAFSDVLSALDSISTYKQEALPRMRETINQFRELADNGEQQIQRLERGNALGL from the coding sequence ATGTCATTTACCATGGAAATTCCCAGCCGGGAAACGCTCAAAGCGGTGATAGAGGAACAGGTAAAACCGGAGCCCGCAGAAGTCACACAGCTGAAGGAGCTGGCCGCGAGCAATGTGGCAAGCATTCTGGAGATGGATATGGACTCACTGGAAAAACGGAGATCCGTGCTGCAGTCCATTGACAGCTTCGGCATGAATACCATGCGCTCCTCTTCCGAGAAGAACGCCCTGCTCCAGGTATCCGTTGGCCATTTGTCCAAAACAGGCGATGAAGGCGGCCAGGTCGCCAAGGGATTGACGGAGCTGCACATGCAGCTTAAGGATCTGGACCCGAGTGCCGTCGATTTTGCCAAAACCGGAATTCTGGGCAGATTCTTCAACCCGCTCCGCACGTATTTTGCCAAATACCAAAAAGCCGATGCCGTTATTTCCGAGATCATCCTGTCCCTGGACAAAGGCAAATCGGTCCTGAAGAATGACAACACCACGCTTGAGATTGAACAGCAGACCCTGCGGGAGCTTACCAAAAAGCTGCAGAAAGAAATCCAGCTCGGCATGCTGATGGACCAGGAAATCGGGCAGCAGATTGAAGCGGCCAAGGTGCGCAGTGAGTCCGAGGACAAAATCCGCTTCATTACCGAGGAGGTCCTCTTCCCTCTCCGCCAGCGGGTCATGGATCTGCAGCAGATGCTGGTGGTCAATCAGCAGGGAATCATGGCTATCGAAGTCGTAATCAGAAATAACAAAGAGCTGATCCGGGGCGTGGACCGGGCGAGGAATGTCACTGTATCTGCACTCAAAATCTCCGTCACAGTCGCAAGCGCACTCTATAACCAGCAAATCGTCCTGAAAAAGATCGAGCTGCTCAATCAAACGACAGACAACCTGATCAGCGGCACCTCCAGAATGCTCAAGGAGCAAGGCGCAGCGATTCAAAAGCAGTCGATGGAAACTGCCATTTCACCGGACACACTGAAGCAGGCCTTCAGCGACGTGCTGTCCGCCCTCGACTCCATCAGCACCTACAAGCAGGAGGCGCTCCCCAGAATGCGCGAGACCATCAACCAGTTCCGCGAACTGGCCGACAATGGCGAGCAGCAGATCCAAAGACTGGAGCGGGGCAATGCGCTGGGACTCTAG
- a CDS encoding vWA domain-containing protein, translated as MAEKGKKGIILVVIAASVFALIYFGITLTSNLGKSDKEISAEDAGRKLNKLYKEIDVTVADTVKGQIDLDPADIGGSLPDIAKFPVSVDNTTDSFVEIFSSTEKSGTGNDGWLNEVAAAFNDARIMIGGKQVSVRIRNIASGTATDYIRSGKYIPDAFTPSNELWGEMVKASGTPAELITKRMTGNVAGVVTNKKKYDELVGKYGSLNVKTITDAIAGNELSMGYTDPFASSTGLNFLVTALGTFDSSDLLSDKAVQGFERFQANVPFIASTTLQMRDAAKTGALDAFVLEYQTYVNAPDLKSGYVFTPFGVRHDSPLYALGNLPREKEDILHKFAEFAEQDQYQKLAADKGFNGLDDYVSEAAPVEGTLLTSAQKLWKEKKDGSKPIAAVFVADISGSMAGEPLNHLKESLLKGQKFLGKDNSIGFVSYSSEVTINLPIAKYDTNQQSMFVGAINSLQAAGGTATFDGMIVAMKMLQDQLAANPGVKPLIFVLSDGETNEGHSLDEIRGLIETYKIPVYTIGYNANIKALESISSINEAANINADTDDVVYKIGNLLNVQM; from the coding sequence ATGGCCGAAAAAGGAAAAAAAGGGATCATACTCGTTGTGATTGCAGCATCCGTATTTGCACTGATCTATTTCGGAATCACACTGACCTCAAATCTGGGCAAATCGGATAAGGAAATCTCTGCGGAAGACGCCGGCAGGAAGCTGAACAAGCTCTACAAGGAAATTGATGTAACGGTTGCAGATACAGTAAAAGGCCAAATTGATCTGGACCCCGCTGATATCGGCGGATCGCTGCCGGACATCGCCAAATTTCCGGTTTCCGTCGATAATACAACGGACAGCTTCGTGGAAATCTTCTCCTCCACCGAGAAATCCGGCACGGGGAATGACGGCTGGCTGAACGAAGTGGCCGCAGCTTTCAATGATGCCAGGATCATGATCGGCGGCAAGCAGGTTTCCGTCCGAATCCGCAATATCGCCTCCGGGACGGCCACTGACTACATACGGTCAGGGAAGTATATTCCGGATGCGTTCACGCCTTCCAACGAGCTGTGGGGAGAAATGGTCAAGGCAAGCGGCACGCCTGCGGAGCTAATCACGAAGCGGATGACCGGCAATGTAGCAGGTGTGGTAACCAACAAGAAAAAGTATGATGAGCTGGTTGGCAAATACGGCTCGCTGAATGTCAAGACCATCACCGATGCCATCGCGGGCAATGAGCTGTCCATGGGCTACACCGACCCGTTCGCCAGCTCTACCGGACTGAATTTTCTGGTGACTGCACTTGGCACGTTTGACAGCTCGGATCTGCTCAGCGATAAGGCGGTACAGGGCTTTGAGCGCTTTCAGGCGAATGTCCCGTTCATTGCATCAACCACGCTGCAAATGCGGGATGCTGCGAAGACGGGCGCACTGGATGCCTTTGTGCTGGAATATCAGACCTATGTCAATGCGCCTGACCTGAAAAGCGGCTATGTATTCACTCCCTTTGGAGTGCGCCATGACAGCCCGCTCTATGCGCTGGGGAATCTGCCCCGGGAGAAAGAAGACATCCTCCATAAATTTGCCGAATTTGCAGAGCAGGACCAGTACCAGAAGCTGGCTGCGGATAAAGGCTTCAACGGCCTTGATGACTACGTCTCCGAGGCTGCTCCCGTGGAAGGGACCCTTCTCACTTCAGCCCAGAAACTCTGGAAGGAGAAAAAGGATGGCAGCAAGCCGATTGCAGCCGTATTCGTCGCCGATATCTCGGGAAGCATGGCCGGGGAACCGCTTAATCATCTGAAGGAGTCGCTGCTCAAAGGTCAGAAGTTTTTAGGTAAGGACAACAGCATCGGTTTTGTGTCCTACTCCAGTGAAGTCACGATTAACCTGCCCATCGCCAAGTATGACACCAACCAGCAGTCGATGTTCGTTGGGGCGATTAACAGCCTGCAGGCTGCCGGGGGCACCGCCACTTTTGACGGAATGATTGTGGCTATGAAAATGCTTCAGGACCAGCTGGCCGCAAATCCCGGCGTTAAGCCGCTGATCTTCGTCCTGAGCGACGGTGAAACGAATGAAGGCCATTCGCTGGATGAGATCAGAGGCCTGATCGAGACGTATAAAATCCCGGTCTACACAATAGGCTACAATGCGAACATCAAGGCGCTGGAGAGCATTTCAAGCATTAATGAGGCGGCAAATATCAATGCGGATACGGACGATGTCGTGTACAAAATCGGCAATCTGCTTAACGTGCAGATGTAG
- a CDS encoding EamA family transporter: MKDLKYLLSVLAGAMSYGILSTIVVLAYGEGYQLGEVVGTQLLTGCILAWLLALYTKVRQTRKQRSQGVTPAAARQASPALTWKQRIMLMLAGAPTVVTGLVYYQSLRYIPASLAIILLFQFTWISVLIQAISKRQRPDKVTLLTLLLLFGGTLLAAGILEKGASHFNVLGLTLGLLSAVSYSMFIIFSGKAVPSAHPAYRSAWMVTGGLLLLCILFPPYFLFNGLLWGQLLLFGFLLGLFGAFIPPVLFAIGVPHIGGGMAGILGAAELPVAVLLSSFVLHEQVSGLQWIGVVLVLLGVVLPELYKLRWRMADTPASQT; the protein is encoded by the coding sequence ATGAAAGATTTGAAATATTTGTTATCAGTATTAGCAGGTGCCATGAGCTACGGCATATTATCCACCATCGTCGTCTTGGCATACGGAGAGGGGTACCAGCTTGGGGAAGTGGTCGGTACGCAGCTGTTGACCGGCTGCATTCTGGCCTGGCTGCTGGCCTTATATACAAAAGTTAGACAGACGCGCAAACAGCGCAGCCAAGGCGTCACACCTGCTGCTGCGCGGCAGGCATCACCGGCTCTTACCTGGAAGCAGAGAATTATGCTCATGCTGGCAGGAGCGCCAACGGTTGTAACAGGCCTGGTCTATTACCAGTCACTGCGGTATATTCCGGCTTCTCTGGCCATCATCCTGCTGTTCCAGTTCACCTGGATCAGCGTGCTGATTCAGGCCATCAGCAAACGCCAGCGCCCCGATAAGGTGACGCTGCTGACCTTGCTGCTGCTTTTTGGCGGAACTCTGCTCGCGGCAGGAATCTTAGAGAAGGGCGCATCGCATTTCAACGTTCTTGGGCTGACGCTTGGGCTGTTGTCTGCAGTAAGCTATTCCATGTTCATTATCTTCAGCGGCAAAGCCGTTCCTTCAGCGCATCCGGCCTACCGGAGTGCCTGGATGGTTACCGGCGGTCTGCTGCTGTTATGCATTCTCTTTCCGCCGTATTTCCTCTTTAACGGTCTTTTGTGGGGACAGCTGCTGCTGTTTGGGTTCTTACTGGGGTTATTTGGGGCATTTATTCCCCCGGTTTTGTTTGCGATTGGGGTCCCGCATATCGGCGGGGGCATGGCGGGCATTCTCGGTGCTGCTGAGCTGCCTGTTGCCGTATTGCTGTCCTCCTTCGTACTGCATGAGCAGGTAAGCGGGCTGCAGTGGATCGGAGTTGTCCTGGTGCTGCTCGGAGTGGTGCTGCCCGAGCTGTATAAGCTCCGGTGGCGGATGGCTGACACCCCAGCTTCTCAGACGTAG
- a CDS encoding alpha/beta fold hydrolase, whose translation MDTKTEGPAVLCLHGRWGRAETWVDFIHQYGKQFRVIAPDQRGHGLSSKPVSNYTAEEMAEDIKELIIHLNLESVIIVGHSMGGGVAGYMAALHPEYIQALAILDKSANGPDERNPVSLEQIPAVDPVTKDWPLPFSSLCEAKHYIRGAMVSELSYQYFINSLIETPEGYEMMFSPQAIAANIAYYVNWYSLLPSIKCPVLLIRAKNSEGLPDADYMKMQSLLPNCHAYEISHPDHNVHLGNKEEFYTCMDLFLDGLRLI comes from the coding sequence ATGGACACAAAAACAGAAGGCCCGGCGGTTCTATGCCTTCATGGCAGATGGGGACGGGCAGAAACCTGGGTGGACTTCATTCATCAATATGGCAAGCAATTCAGAGTTATTGCTCCGGATCAACGGGGGCATGGCCTCAGCAGCAAACCCGTCTCGAATTATACGGCTGAGGAAATGGCGGAAGACATTAAAGAGCTGATCATTCATTTGAATCTGGAGTCCGTGATCATCGTAGGCCATTCCATGGGTGGCGGGGTTGCCGGATATATGGCAGCCCTCCATCCCGAATACATACAGGCATTAGCTATACTGGACAAGTCTGCCAACGGTCCTGATGAGCGGAACCCGGTTTCATTGGAACAGATCCCAGCTGTTGATCCGGTTACTAAAGACTGGCCGCTGCCTTTCAGCAGTTTATGCGAAGCCAAGCATTACATTCGCGGGGCTATGGTTTCGGAGCTGAGCTATCAGTATTTCATAAACAGTCTGATCGAAACTCCCGAAGGCTATGAAATGATGTTCAGTCCGCAGGCCATTGCCGCAAACATCGCTTACTACGTGAACTGGTATTCTCTTTTGCCAAGTATCAAGTGTCCCGTACTGCTGATCCGTGCAAAGAACAGTGAAGGTCTCCCGGATGCTGATTACATGAAGATGCAGTCCTTGCTCCCCAATTGTCACGCCTATGAAATATCCCATCCCGACCATAACGTGCATCTGGGCAACAAGGAAGAGTTTTATACCTGTATGGATTTGTTTTTGGACGGCTTGAGGCTCATATAA
- a CDS encoding helix-turn-helix domain-containing protein, with amino-acid sequence MITTIDASSRLDKEDYLLSNMQQSNRSSAPNQLLIEVFQDCIFNIKDHLSGTFLFLLTDEEGVLLAMDYSRNLEAIVSQSPIRLGMYFSENSCGVNAISEAIAKGCPVYLPPEDHESPLFQNWHCFSVPLNVGNETLGYLDVSTINADMKSELIAIAKLIPADMMISYQGQLANQAAEQLSKPLSERQLLVLELISQGLTGKAIASKLKIKECTVNHHKKIIFEKLGVQSSSEAVSVASRMFLL; translated from the coding sequence ATGATTACAACCATCGATGCATCTAGCCGGCTTGATAAAGAAGACTACTTGTTATCGAATATGCAGCAATCTAACCGGTCAAGCGCTCCGAATCAACTGTTAATTGAAGTTTTTCAGGACTGTATATTCAATATTAAGGACCATCTTTCCGGTACATTTTTATTTCTTCTTACAGATGAGGAGGGCGTTCTTCTTGCGATGGATTACAGCCGTAATCTGGAAGCCATTGTCAGCCAATCTCCAATCCGTTTGGGAATGTATTTTTCGGAAAATAGTTGTGGTGTTAATGCGATTTCAGAGGCCATTGCGAAGGGCTGTCCCGTGTATTTACCGCCTGAAGACCATGAAAGCCCCCTTTTTCAGAATTGGCATTGTTTTTCGGTCCCCTTAAATGTTGGAAATGAGACGTTAGGTTACCTTGATGTTTCAACGATTAATGCCGATATGAAAAGCGAACTGATCGCAATCGCCAAGCTGATTCCGGCCGATATGATGATCAGTTACCAGGGCCAGCTCGCTAACCAGGCTGCTGAACAGCTTTCCAAGCCGCTGAGTGAGCGGCAATTACTAGTTCTTGAACTGATTTCTCAAGGGCTGACTGGAAAAGCGATTGCCTCCAAACTAAAAATAAAAGAGTGCACAGTGAACCACCATAAAAAAATCATTTTTGAAAAATTAGGGGTTCAATCCAGCTCGGAAGCAGTTTCAGTTGCCTCCCGCATGTTTTTGTTGTAG
- a CDS encoding PilZ domain-containing protein — translation MNNNRRTEPFRYTLKEPATFDLHILTINGIPVPPKPVSAVLYDISRSGCHLAFPLNVNPETNLVRVGMEMVLASESMYIEGTLKWNKEQNGTFHYGIQLDIPEEDRDRLPSVLRRLAGEGKILVR, via the coding sequence ATGAATAATAACCGCAGAACCGAACCTTTTCGATACACCCTTAAAGAACCTGCCACCTTTGATCTTCATATCCTTACGATTAACGGAATTCCGGTTCCTCCAAAACCCGTCAGTGCCGTACTGTATGACATTAGCCGTTCGGGGTGCCATTTGGCATTTCCTCTGAATGTTAATCCTGAAACTAACCTGGTACGTGTCGGCATGGAGATGGTCCTAGCCTCAGAGTCTATGTACATAGAAGGAACCTTGAAATGGAACAAAGAGCAGAATGGCACTTTTCATTACGGTATTCAATTGGATATTCCTGAAGAGGACCGCGACCGTCTTCCAAGCGTACTGCGCAGGCTGGCCGGGGAAGGCAAGATATTGGTTCGTTGA
- a CDS encoding DinB family protein, with product MKQYIRQQFEYHVWANRKVCRYLQELTEEVYQKNIDSVFPTIYDAMVHIYVIDHGWLSFFRAGGVTDMSAEYLSQLKENIDSLVASTKGKRIEELEQMLDNLAEQFRIFTGELDDIEVVYPSGAFQGRCLDYLQHMVNHGTYHRGNITAMLRQMGHPGTPTDYGFYLYTLSQ from the coding sequence GTGAAGCAATATATTAGGCAGCAGTTCGAATATCATGTATGGGCGAACCGCAAGGTGTGCAGATATTTACAGGAGCTGACTGAAGAGGTATACCAGAAGAATATTGATAGTGTATTTCCGACAATCTATGATGCTATGGTTCATATTTATGTGATTGATCACGGCTGGCTGTCATTCTTCAGAGCCGGCGGTGTTACGGACATGTCGGCTGAATATTTATCGCAGTTAAAAGAAAATATTGATTCCTTAGTGGCTTCAACCAAAGGAAAACGCATAGAAGAGCTGGAGCAGATGCTGGATAATCTGGCGGAGCAGTTTCGGATTTTCACCGGTGAGCTGGATGACATCGAAGTCGTTTATCCGTCTGGAGCTTTTCAAGGCAGATGCCTGGATTATCTCCAGCACATGGTTAACCACGGAACGTACCACCGGGGAAATATAACCGCCATGCTCCGGCAAATGGGGCATCCTGGGACGCCGACAGACTACGGCTTTTACCTGTACACGTTAAGCCAGTAA
- the gdhA gene encoding NADP-specific glutamate dehydrogenase, giving the protein MSIAVSGSSSAAAEYVQGIYNQVITRDPHEREFHQAVKEILDTLVPVLARHPRYREHGILERMVEPERSITFRVPWVDDAGTIQVNRGYRIQFNSAIGPYKGGIRFHPSVYSGIIKFLGFEQIFKNALTGLSIGGGKGGSDFDPKGKSDQEIMRFTQSFMTELYRHIGPDSDVPAGDIGVGAREIGYMFGQYKRIRGGHEAGVLTGKGLQYGGSLARKEATGYGCVYFVQEMLAAKGLGFRDNRVVVSGSGNVSIYAIEKAQQMGASVVACSDSGGYIYDPLGINLETVKRLKETQQLRISEYVKIHPHAEYFAGCAGIWNLPCDIALPCATQNELDEDAARKLINNGVKAIGEGANMPSTLQAIQLFLDNAVLFAPAKAANAGGVAVSALEMSQNSMRIAWTFEEVDEKLQSIMKNIYRSAVEAAEEYEVPGNLLAGANIAGFLRVADAMLAQGIV; this is encoded by the coding sequence GTGTCAATTGCTGTTTCAGGATCATCATCAGCAGCTGCTGAATATGTACAGGGAATTTATAATCAGGTGATCACCCGGGACCCTCATGAACGGGAATTCCATCAAGCTGTCAAAGAAATTCTGGATACACTCGTTCCTGTATTGGCCCGGCATCCCCGCTATAGGGAGCATGGTATTCTGGAGCGTATGGTCGAGCCGGAACGCAGCATAACCTTCCGCGTGCCATGGGTGGACGATGCCGGCACCATACAGGTCAACCGGGGGTATCGCATTCAGTTCAACAGCGCCATTGGCCCCTACAAAGGAGGCATCCGTTTCCATCCTTCGGTGTATTCCGGTATCATTAAATTTCTGGGCTTTGAGCAGATCTTCAAAAACGCACTTACCGGCTTGTCCATCGGCGGTGGCAAAGGCGGCTCGGATTTCGATCCCAAAGGAAAATCGGATCAGGAAATCATGCGCTTTACCCAAAGCTTCATGACAGAGCTTTACCGGCATATCGGCCCGGATAGCGACGTTCCGGCTGGCGATATCGGAGTCGGTGCGCGCGAGATCGGATACATGTTTGGACAATACAAACGGATACGCGGAGGGCATGAAGCGGGTGTGCTCACCGGAAAAGGCCTGCAGTACGGCGGAAGTCTGGCGCGGAAAGAGGCTACGGGCTACGGCTGCGTCTACTTCGTTCAAGAGATGCTGGCAGCAAAAGGTCTTGGATTCCGGGACAACCGGGTTGTCGTATCCGGTTCAGGCAACGTGTCCATCTATGCCATCGAGAAAGCACAGCAAATGGGAGCGAGCGTTGTGGCCTGCAGTGATTCGGGCGGATATATATATGACCCGCTGGGCATTAATCTGGAAACGGTAAAAAGACTGAAAGAAACCCAGCAGCTCCGGATCAGCGAATACGTCAAAATCCACCCACATGCGGAGTATTTTGCAGGCTGCGCCGGGATTTGGAATCTGCCCTGCGATATCGCGCTTCCCTGCGCAACACAGAACGAGCTGGACGAAGACGCAGCCCGGAAACTGATAAATAACGGAGTCAAGGCGATCGGTGAAGGAGCTAACATGCCGTCTACACTCCAAGCCATCCAGCTGTTCCTTGACAATGCGGTATTGTTTGCACCGGCTAAAGCCGCTAACGCCGGGGGAGTGGCAGTCTCCGCGCTGGAGATGAGCCAAAACAGCATGCGTATAGCCTGGACGTTTGAAGAGGTTGACGAGAAGCTCCAGTCCATCATGAAAAATATATACCGCAGTGCAGTAGAGGCCGCTGAGGAATATGAGGTTCCCGGCAACCTTCTCGCCGGTGCTAATATTGCCGGATTCCTGCGGGTCGCCGATGCCATGCTGGCTCAGGGAATCGTCTAA